The Nitrospira lenta region GCTGATGTCCACGGCACCCATTGTCATGGCGTCAACCGGATTGCTCTGCGTCGCGCTCTGGCTCCGCGGAGATCAGGCCCCGAATGCGATGGAAGAATCTTGCTGGATTCCCGTGCTCAGAGAGTGCGAGTTGATCGGAGCGGTCCTGCTGAGTCTGGCCATCCTCGTGGCGGGTCGAGGTGTTCTGCCGCTGTTGTGAAACCGTGATCCATGAATGATGGGCAGGTGTGTGTTCTCCACCCGTTCCGTCTTCTCAATGACCGAAGATCTTGGGTTCGAGCGCAGGCGGTGGAGGAAGGAGACCCTCTGGAATGTTCACCATCGGCTCACTGGCTAAGAGCAGATAGCCGTAGCGCTTTAAGATCGGCTGGTAGTTTTTGAGATCCCCCGGCAGTTTGTCCACAAACGATTCCGGCAGCAGAATCATCGTGCGGCCCGGCTGGCCCAGGGCTCGGCGGAGGGTCTCTTCTTCACCCGACCCCACGAAGAGTACTTTGCGTCTGGCATAAAAGGCTGTTGAAGGTCGCGTTGCTCCGTAAGCGATCAGTTGTTCGCCCGGCGCCAGGTTCAATCCGGCCGCGTAGGCCAGCTCTTGCTGCGGCGCGACAAAATAGCGATTTGCCGCCGGCAGGACGAAGACCATCAACACGAGCACCACGCCGAACAGCGATCCGCCGGCCGCCCAGAAGGCCGCGCCGCGCCTGGTTTCAGACAGACCGAACAATCCCACCAGCCCCATGCCCACCAGCAGGACGGTGGCGGCGACATAGGGTCCGCTGCCCAGAGTGAGCTGCGTGGCCAATGGGTATTCTTTCGTGAGTTTGCCCGCCAGTATCGTGTCGTAAATCCAAGGCAGGCAGGCCATGGCTCCCGCCAGAAGAAATCCCAGCCACATCACGACATGAACGGACGCATTGCCGCCTCTGGTCGACGGTTCTCTCACGCAACGAGACCAATAGGAGGCGGTCAGCATCGCGGCAGCGGGAAAGAGCGGGCCGATGTAATGGGGAAGTCTCGTCGAAGAGAGCGTGAAAAACACCAAGGTCGCGAAGATCCAGGCGGCGGCGAACCAGTCTAGTTTGTCAGACTGTAAGGGAGCAGGGATCACGGGTGATGGATCTGTTCCCTCGCCAGGCGTCTCGTGCGTCACGCCTAAGGCCTTACGTTCTGCGCGCCAATTCTTGTAGGTCTGCGGCCAGGCAAAAATCAGCCAGCCGCTCCAGGGGAAAAAGCCGAGCAGCAACACTGGAAGGTAGAACAAGAATCCGAAGCTGTGTCCCTCCATCGGCTTGAGAAAGCGCCCGACGGTATTGGCTTGCGCGGAGGCCGTGTACTCGCTGCCGTGGAGCCACCACATGCCCGCGTACCAGGGCAGCGCGATCAGGATTGTCAGCGCCGTGCCTGCGAGCGGTCGTCCCTCTTGCCAGAAGGATCGCCACTGTTTCGTGAGTGACAGATAGAGCGCCACGACGATCAGAGGAACCAGGAACCCCACCGGTCCCTTCGCCAGCGTCGCAATGCCCATGGCGGCATAATAGACCCACATCCAGGGGCGTCGCTCGCGCGTGGTCTGAAATCCCAGCCAGAAGGCGAAGAGTGAGAGCGTGGTGAAAAAAATCAACACACTGTCGGTCAGGGCCATGCGATTGAGCCCGATCATCTGGAGATTCAGCGCCAGCATCAATGCGGCAAGTAAACCCGTATTCGAGTCGCGTAGGCGCGTGAGAAACAGATAGGTCATCAGGACCAGGCCGAGCCCGAAGAAGGCCGATGGGAATCGCGCGGCGAATTCGCTGACGCCGAACGTCTTGTACGAGGCGCTCATCAGCCAGTAGACGAGTACAGGTTTCGCGTAGCGGGGTTCGTAGTTGAAGGTGGGGCTCATCCAGTCGCCGGTTTCGAGCATTTCTCGCCCGGCTTCGGCGTTGCGCCCTTCGTCGCGATCGGTCAGGCCAAGGGCGCCCAGATTCCAAAAGAATAAGATGCCGCAGAGGGCCAGTAGTAACCCGATATGACGAATGACGGGCGAGGCATGTTCGGACGAAGGTCCGGGTATCTGCGAAGAGGACTCACTCATCCCTGATCACTCTTGGCGGGGTCGGTGTGTTTCGGGCGATAGATCAGCATGAGATTGCGCACGTAGACGACGGCGCCGATGCTCTGCCCGGCAATGAAGACAGGATCTTTCCGATAGATAGCATAGGCCAGCGTGATGAGGCCTCCGACGAGACTCAAGTACCAGAAGGAGACCGGCACTTTGCTGGACGCGCTCCGTTCCGAGGCGAGCCATTGTACGATCCAGCGGCCGAAGAACAGGCCCTGGCCGAGAAATCCCGTGACGATCCAGATGGTTTCAGTTGTGATCATAGAAAGAGGACTGCGAGTTAGTGACGTAGTGTGTACCGTAAACAGCGATGTTGCATCCAGCGCACGGCGATCAGATCGTAGAGGCTCTTGAAGAGCCGGTTGCCGACGCCGTATTTGGAAATGCCATGCGCTCGGGGATGGTGGCTGACCGGAATTTCGGTGACGGTGAAGCCGTGCATGAGGGCTAAGGCCGGGAAAAACCGGTGCATGCCGGTGAAGAGCTGCAGCTTGTCCACGACGGCGCGCCGGAAAATTTTCAAGGAACAGCCGGTATCGTGCACGCGGTCGCCGGTCACGGCGCTGCGCACGGCGTTCGCGATGCGCGAGGAGAGCTTTCTGACGAGATTATCGTTGCGGCTGGTGCGCCACCCGCACACCAGATCGAATTTCTGTAAAAGGGGCAGCATCTTGTCGATATCGGCGGGATCATTTTGCAGATCGCCGTCCAGTGTTATGACCAGGTCACCGGTGGAATATTTGAATCCGGCGTCGAAGGCGGAAGACTGCCCGTAGTTGCGGTCGAAGTGCAGGACGCGGACGGCCGGATAGGTTTGTTTTAGCTGGTCCAGCAGTTCGCTGCTGCCGTCGCTGCTGCCGTCGTCGACGTACACCAGCTCAAACGGCGCGGTTTTGGATTCTTCGCGCGCCGACAGAACCTTGAGCACCTGTTCGGTCAGCGGCGTGAGATTGTCTCGTTCATCCTTGATGGGAATGACGACGGAGGCCCATGGGCGAGTGGAATTGGTCATCGTGCGTGGCGGCTCCTGCACGAACGGGGGCACAGGACTATAGTGGATTCCACACGCGCCGTGATCATCTGTTTCGTGAGCGGGGTGAGATTGTCCCGTTCATCCTTGATGGGCATGACAACGGAAGGCCACAGATGAGGTGTTGGGCTCATGAGGCGCCGCGCGGTCTTGATGAGTGTCGCAACATCGTCACGCCGGCATTCTAACGAATGGTCCGGAGACCGTCAAACGAGGGCCGTGGCATAGCCTCACCGGTCATTCGACCGTGATGCGGCGATCGACATAGGAGGCAACCGCCGGATCGGTGGTCGCGAAGATAACCGACCAGGGTTCGTCCTGGGCGCACAGCCGACGCAAAATCGTTTCGCGCAGGGAGGGATTCATGTTGTGCAGGGTGCCGTCGATGATCAGGACCTGCGGCCGGATG contains the following coding sequences:
- a CDS encoding lipid-A-disaccharide synthase N-terminal domain-containing protein, which encodes MITTETIWIVTGFLGQGLFFGRWIVQWLASERSASSKVPVSFWYLSLVGGLITLAYAIYRKDPVFIAGQSIGAVVYVRNLMLIYRPKHTDPAKSDQG
- a CDS encoding glycosyltransferase family 2 protein, coding for MTNSTRPWASVVIPIKDERDNLTPLTEQVLKVLSAREESKTAPFELVYVDDGSSDGSSELLDQLKQTYPAVRVLHFDRNYGQSSAFDAGFKYSTGDLVITLDGDLQNDPADIDKMLPLLQKFDLVCGWRTSRNDNLVRKLSSRIANAVRSAVTGDRVHDTGCSLKIFRRAVVDKLQLFTGMHRFFPALALMHGFTVTEIPVSHHPRAHGISKYGVGNRLFKSLYDLIAVRWMQHRCLRYTLRH
- a CDS encoding ArnT family glycosyltransferase, coding for MSESSSQIPGPSSEHASPVIRHIGLLLALCGILFFWNLGALGLTDRDEGRNAEAGREMLETGDWMSPTFNYEPRYAKPVLVYWLMSASYKTFGVSEFAARFPSAFFGLGLVLMTYLFLTRLRDSNTGLLAALMLALNLQMIGLNRMALTDSVLIFFTTLSLFAFWLGFQTTRERRPWMWVYYAAMGIATLAKGPVGFLVPLIVVALYLSLTKQWRSFWQEGRPLAGTALTILIALPWYAGMWWLHGSEYTASAQANTVGRFLKPMEGHSFGFLFYLPVLLLGFFPWSGWLIFAWPQTYKNWRAERKALGVTHETPGEGTDPSPVIPAPLQSDKLDWFAAAWIFATLVFFTLSSTRLPHYIGPLFPAAAMLTASYWSRCVREPSTRGGNASVHVVMWLGFLLAGAMACLPWIYDTILAGKLTKEYPLATQLTLGSGPYVAATVLLVGMGLVGLFGLSETRRGAAFWAAGGSLFGVVLVLMVFVLPAANRYFVAPQQELAYAAGLNLAPGEQLIAYGATRPSTAFYARRKVLFVGSGEEETLRRALGQPGRTMILLPESFVDKLPGDLKNYQPILKRYGYLLLASEPMVNIPEGLLPPPPALEPKIFGH